One window of the Rosa rugosa chromosome 3, drRosRugo1.1, whole genome shotgun sequence genome contains the following:
- the LOC133741164 gene encoding probable protein phosphatase 2C 59 isoform X1, producing the protein MKSEMIPSNNMGYLNSVLSSSSQVHADDAPVSGGGLSQNGKFSYGYASSPGKRSSMEDFYETRIDGVEGEIVGLFGVFDGHGGARAAEYVKQNLFSNLIRHPKFISDTKSAIADAYSHTDSEFLKSENNQNRDAGSTASTAILVGDRLLVANVGDSRAVICRGGNAIAVSRDHKPDQTDERQRIEDAGGFVMWAGTWRVGGVLAVSRAFGDRLLKQYVVADPEIQEEKIDNSLEFLILASDGLWDVVTNEEAVAMIKPIQDPKQASERLMQEAYQRGSADNITCVVVRFLANPGGSSRSSSG; encoded by the exons ATGAAATCAGAGATGATCCCTAG CAATAACATGGGTTATCTCAATTCCGTtttgtcatcttcaagccagGTTCATGCTGACGACGCACCCGTAAGCGGTGGTGGCCTCAG TCAGAATGGAAAGTTCAGCTATGGATATGCAAGTTCTCCGGGAAAAAGATCTTCTATGGAAGATTTTTATGAGACAAGAATTGATGGTGTTGAGGGAGAAATAGTTGGTCTCTTCGGAGTTTTTGATG GTCATGGGGGTGCACGTGCTGCTGAATATGTCAAGCAAAATCTGTTTAGTAATTTGATCAGGCATCCAAAGTTTATTTCTGACACCAAATCTGCCATAG CTGATGCATACAGCCATACAGACTCTGAATTCCTGAAGTCAGAAAATAACCAGAATAGAGATGCTGGGTCAACCGCTTCCACTGCTATCCTAGTTGGTGACCGTTTGCTTGTCGCAAACGTTGGGGATTCCAGAGCAGTGATATGCAGGGGTGGTAATG CAATAGCTGTTTCAAGAGATCACAAGCCGGACCAAACTGATGAGCGGCAACGGATTGAGGATGCAGGAGGATTTGTAATGTGGGCAG GAACTTGGAGAGTTGGAGGTGTTCTTGCTGTTTCTCGTGCATTTGGAGATAGGCTGTTGAAGCAGTATGTTGTTGCTGATCCAGAAATCCAG GAGGAAAAGATTGACAACAGTCTTGAGTTTCTTATCCTTGCAAGTGATGGACTGTGGGATGTTGTCACCAATGAG GAAGCCGTTGCAATGATCAAACCAATTCAGGACCCAAAACAGGCATCAGAGAGGCTAATGCAGGAAGCATATCAGAGAGGAAGTGCTGATAATATTACTTGCGTTGTTGTCCGTTTCTTGGCTAATCCAGGCGGTTCATCACGAAGCAGTTCTGGCTAA
- the LOC133740471 gene encoding uncharacterized protein At1g32220, chloroplastic, translated as MRTVVSRLIHSRSSLPRPFMMTAPKNGRYLSGESNKVDEPFKVEEAETIQGPPPPTEKLLVLGGNGFVGSHVCREALDRGLSVASLSRSGRSKLHDSWANNVTWYQGNLLSPDSWKDALDGVTSVISCVGGFGSNSYMYKINGTANINAIRAASEHGVKRFVYVSAADFGLANYLLRGYYEGKRAAETEILTKFPYGGVILRPGFIYGTRSVGSIKLPLGVIGSPLEMLFQQTRPLNQLPLVGPLFTPPVNVTAVAEVAVRAATDPVFPPGIVDIYGIQRYTQHKSK; from the exons ATGAGGACGGTCGTGTCGCGCTTGATCCATTCAAGATCATCACTTCCCAGGCCCTt TATGATGACTGCACCTAAAAATGGGAGGTATCTCTCAGGCGAATCTAATAAGGTTGATGAGCCCTTCAAAGTTGAGGAAGCAGAGACTATTCAAGGCCCCCCTCCTCCAACAGAGAAG TTACTTGTGTTGGGTGGAAATGGATTTGTTGGCTCACATGTTTGTAGAGAAGCATTAGATCGTGGACTGTCTGTTGCTAGCCTTAGCAG GTCTGGTAGGTCAAAGTTACATGATTCATGGGCTAACAATGTGACCTGGTACCAAG GAAACCTTCTATCACCTGATTCATGGAAGGATGCTCTCGACGGTGTCACGTCTGTT ATATCCTGTGTTGGTGGCTTTGGCTCCAATTCTTACATGTATAAGATTAATGGGACTGCAAACATCAATGCAATTAGAGCTGCTTCTGAGCATG GTGTGAAAAGATTTGTGTATGTCTCTGCTGCTGATTTTGGCTTGGCAAATTACTTGCTGCGAGGATATTATGAGGGAAAG AGAGCTGCCGAAACAGAGATACTAACCAAATTCCCTTATGGAG GAGTGATTTTGAGGCCTGGATTTATTTACGGGACTCGAAGTGTTGGGAGCATAAAGTTACCTCTTGGTGTAATCGGTTCTCCTCTGGAGATG TTATTTCAACAAACAAGACCTCTGAACCAGCTGCCACTAGTGGGACCTCTCTTTACTCCTCCTGTGAATGTTACTGCTGTAGCGGAGGTTGCTGTTAGAGCAGCTACCGATCCCGTCTTCCCTCCTGGGATTGTTGATATCTACGGGATTCAACGTTATACTCAGCATAAGTCCAAGTAA
- the LOC133741164 gene encoding probable protein phosphatase 2C 59 isoform X2 has translation MKSEMIPSQVHADDAPVSGGGLSQNGKFSYGYASSPGKRSSMEDFYETRIDGVEGEIVGLFGVFDGHGGARAAEYVKQNLFSNLIRHPKFISDTKSAIADAYSHTDSEFLKSENNQNRDAGSTASTAILVGDRLLVANVGDSRAVICRGGNAIAVSRDHKPDQTDERQRIEDAGGFVMWAGTWRVGGVLAVSRAFGDRLLKQYVVADPEIQEEKIDNSLEFLILASDGLWDVVTNEEAVAMIKPIQDPKQASERLMQEAYQRGSADNITCVVVRFLANPGGSSRSSSG, from the exons ATGAAATCAGAGATGATCCCTAG ccagGTTCATGCTGACGACGCACCCGTAAGCGGTGGTGGCCTCAG TCAGAATGGAAAGTTCAGCTATGGATATGCAAGTTCTCCGGGAAAAAGATCTTCTATGGAAGATTTTTATGAGACAAGAATTGATGGTGTTGAGGGAGAAATAGTTGGTCTCTTCGGAGTTTTTGATG GTCATGGGGGTGCACGTGCTGCTGAATATGTCAAGCAAAATCTGTTTAGTAATTTGATCAGGCATCCAAAGTTTATTTCTGACACCAAATCTGCCATAG CTGATGCATACAGCCATACAGACTCTGAATTCCTGAAGTCAGAAAATAACCAGAATAGAGATGCTGGGTCAACCGCTTCCACTGCTATCCTAGTTGGTGACCGTTTGCTTGTCGCAAACGTTGGGGATTCCAGAGCAGTGATATGCAGGGGTGGTAATG CAATAGCTGTTTCAAGAGATCACAAGCCGGACCAAACTGATGAGCGGCAACGGATTGAGGATGCAGGAGGATTTGTAATGTGGGCAG GAACTTGGAGAGTTGGAGGTGTTCTTGCTGTTTCTCGTGCATTTGGAGATAGGCTGTTGAAGCAGTATGTTGTTGCTGATCCAGAAATCCAG GAGGAAAAGATTGACAACAGTCTTGAGTTTCTTATCCTTGCAAGTGATGGACTGTGGGATGTTGTCACCAATGAG GAAGCCGTTGCAATGATCAAACCAATTCAGGACCCAAAACAGGCATCAGAGAGGCTAATGCAGGAAGCATATCAGAGAGGAAGTGCTGATAATATTACTTGCGTTGTTGTCCGTTTCTTGGCTAATCCAGGCGGTTCATCACGAAGCAGTTCTGGCTAA
- the LOC133741163 gene encoding zinc finger protein CONSTANS-LIKE 4, translating into MASKLCDSCKSATATLFCRADSAFLCVSCDTKIHAANKLASRHARVWLCEVCEQAPAHVTCKADDATLCVTCDREIHSANPLSRRHERVPVAPFYASLNSDDSTAVKSDAAVNFLDDRYLSDGDGDGDGETTEVSREEAEAASWLLPNPKDLNSGQYVFSDMDPYLDLDYGAVDPKAQAQEEQNSSGTDGVVPVQSKTVQPQSFEMELPGSKPFIYGYHGHCLSQSVSSSSSMDVSVVPDGSMLTEMSDPYPKSIGDQLSHPAVQISSADREARVLRYREKRKNRKFEKTIRYASRKAYAETRPRIKGRFAKRTEAEIGAERLCRYGVVPSF; encoded by the exons ATGGCATCGAAGCTCTGCGACTCGTGCAAATCGGCGACGGCGACTCTGTTCTGCCGAGCAGACTCCGCTTTCCTCTGCGTAAGCTGCGACACAAAGATCCACGCGGCCAACAAGCTGGCTTCCCGCCACGCCCGGGTCTGGTTGTGCGAGGTGTGCGAGCAGGCTCCCGCCCACGTCACGTGCAAGGCCGACGACGCCACCCTCTGCGTCACGTGCGACCGAGAAATCCACTCTGCTAACCCCCTCAGCCGCCGGCACGAGAGAGTCCCGGTCGCCCCGTTCTACGCCTCACTGAACTCGGACGACTCAACCGCCGTCAAATCTGATGCTGCCGTCAACTTCCTTGATGACCGATACTTGTCCGACGGAGATGGAGACGGAGACGGAGAGACGACTGAGGTCAGCAGAGAGGAAGCCGAGGCTGCTTCGTGGCTGCTCCCAAATCCTAAGGATCTGAATTCGGGGCAGTACGTGTTCTCTGACATGGATCCGTATTTGGATCTGGATTACGGGGCAGTGGATCCGAAAGCTCAAGCTCAGGAGGAGCAGAACAGTAGTGGTACTGACGGAGTGGTCCCTGTGCAAAGCAAGACCGTCCAGCCTCAAAGCTTTGAAATGGAGTTGCCAGGATCCAAGCCTTTCATCTATGGCTACCATGGCCACTGTTTAAGCCAGAGT GTATCATCATCCTCCTCTATGGATGTTAGCGTCGTGCCAGATGGCAGCATGCTGACGGAGATGTCAGATCCCTACCCCAAGTCGATCGGCGATCAGTTATCGCATCCGGCGGTTCAAATTTCATCGGCGGATCGGGAAGCTAGGGTGTTGAGgtacagagagaagagaaagaaccGAAAGTTCGAGAAGACGATTCGTTACGCATCGCGAAAAGCTTATGCGGAGACGAGACCACGAATCAAAGGCAGGTTCGCTAAGCGCACAGAAGCGGAGATCGGAGCCGAACGTCTCTGCCGCTACGGCGTCGTTCCCTCTTTTTAG